TGGCTGTTTTGTTGATTAAACGGTTAGGGTTGATGATAAAATAATATAGCAGATCAAATTCTTTCCGGTTCAAAACCAACTCCTGATTGTTTATTGAAACCGTTCTTTGTTCAGGAGAAAGTGAAATATTCTTCCAGATAATCAAATTATTACCATTATGATTGTGTCTTCTCATCGCCGATTTGATCCGGGCATGAAGTTCTGATAAATGGAAAGGTTTACTCAAATAATCATCGGCGCCCAAATTCAGTCCTTCGACCTTATCGTCTACCGCATCTTTAGCCGAAATGATGATAACGGCGCCCTGCTTTTTCAGCTTTTTTATTTCTTTAACAAGATGTAATCCGTTTCCGCCGGGAAGCATTATATCAATTAGGATGCAATCGTAATCGTAAGCGGCCAGTTTGTCAAAACCCGAAATGTAATCGTGCGCTGTTTCGACAATGTATTTTTCTTTTTCAAGTGACTGCTTCACCACTTCACGCAGACCAGCCTCATCTTCTATGATTAAAATTTTCATTATGCCTGTTTTTAGTGTATTTCAAATGTAAGAATACAATCTCAAAATAAGGCCGGCATTCTGGAAACATTTGGGAATAAGGTAATGAGATAATGCGGCAATTAGCAAATGAGATAATGTGGTAATTTGATAATTTGATAATTGGGTCATTGGATCATTGTCAATTACCAAACCGACAGGTTTTTAAATTAACATTGCGGTCGAAAAATCAAATCTCAAATTCAAAAACAACCTGACAGATTTAATTGCATTAAAAATTATTGAATTATCTAATAGTAACATTATCTAATTGTCGCATTGTCTAATTACCGCATTACTTAATTGCCACATTATTAATAGTATCTAAATAATAAATTGACACATTTTCTAATTGCCTAATTATCTAATTAATCTATCTTTGCAGCTTCAAAAAAATACTTGTTTTGAAATTCAAAAAACAAAACAGATAAAAACCTAAAAAATCTCAATGATTACAGTTAACGATATTTCAGTTCAGTTTGGCGGTACAACGTTATTCAGCGATGTTTCTTTTGCTATAAACGAGAATGATAAAATTGCCCTTATGGGTAAAAATGGTGCAGGAAAATCTACACTTTTAAAAATTATTGCAGGCGTTAACAAACCGTCGACCGGAAACATTTCGGCTCCAAAAGAAGCCGTTATTGCTTATCTGCCTCAGCATTTACTGGCAGAAGACGGTGCAACGGTTATGGAAGAAGCATCAAAAGCGTTTAGTGAAGTTTTTAAAATGAAAGCTGAAATTGATGAAATCAATGAGCAGTTAACCGTTCGTACAGATTACGAAAGCGACGAGTACATGAAACTGATTGAAAGAGTTTCTGACTTAAGCGAGAAATTTTATGCTATAGAAGAAGTAAATTACGAAGCCGAAGTTGAAAAAGTACTAAGCGGTCTTGGATTCGAACGTGAAGATTTTGCACGCCAGACTTCTGAATTTTCGGGAGGATGGAGAATGCGTATCGAGCTGGCAAAAATTTTATTGAGAAAACCTGATTTAATTCTGCTGGATGAGCCTACCAACCACATGGATATCGAAAGTATTCAATGGTTAGAGGAATTTTTACTGACTCAGGCAAAAGCAGTGGTAGTAATCTCGCACGACAGGGCGTTTGTAGATAATATTACAAACCGTACTATCGAGGTTACTATGGGAAGAATTTACGATTATAAAGCAAAATATTCTCATTATTTAGAATTAAGAAAAGACCGTCGTATACATCAGCAGAAAGCCTACGACGAACAGCAGAAAATGATTGCGGAGAACAGAGCGTTTATTGAGCGTTTTAAAGGAACTTTCTCTAAAACAGATGCTGTTCAGTCTCGTGTAAAAATGCTTGAAAAACTCGAAATCGTTCAGGTTGACGAAGTAGATACATCGGCATTACGTTTAAAATTCCCGCCGGCACCCCGATCAGGACAATATCCTGTTGTTGTAAAAGAAATGTCGAAATCGTACGGTGATCATGTGGTGTTTAAAGATGCCAATATCGTAATCGAGCGCGGACAAAAAGTGGCTTTTGTTGGGAAGAACGGAGAAGGAAAATCAACAATGATCAAAGCTATTATGAAAGAAATAGGAGTTGATTCCGGAAGCGTTGAAATTGGACACAATGCCCAAATTGGTTATTTTGCCCAAAATCAGGCTTCCTTATTAGATGAAAACGCTACTATTTTTGAAACAATTGATAATATTGCTGTTGGGGATATCAGGACACAAATTAAAAATATCTTAGGAGCGTTTATGTTCCAGGGAGACGATATTACCAAAAAAGTAAAAGTACTTTCAGGAGGAGAAAAAACTCGTCTGGCCATGATTAAATTATTGCTGGAACCGGTGAATTTGTTAATTCTGGATGAGCCTTCGAATCACCTTGACATGAAAACCAAAGACATTATTAAAGATGCCTTACGTGATTTTGACGGAACTCTGATCCTGGTTTCTCACGATCGTGATTTCCTTGACGGACTGGCAACGAAGGTTTTTGAGTTTGGAAACAAAAGGGTAAAAGAACATTTTGAAGATGTGGCAGGTTTCCTGGCGCACAAAAAAATGGATTCTATGAGAGAAATCGAAAAATAAGAAAATACCATCAAATAAATTACAAAAAGCATAAGTTAAGTCTTATGCTTTTTTTTATGGCTTCACGTCTCGGAATTTAGAAGTTATAAGACTATAAACCATGATTTTAATCAGGTTTTGGAATAGTTTATAGGATTATTTTTGGCGCCGGAATAAAAGTTTATTCTTACATTGAAATAATTCTTAAATATGAATCGAATGTCTGTTTTTTCAGGCTCTAAAGTCTGGCTTTTTGTTTTGTTGTTTCCTTTTCTTTCTATTGGGCAGGCTGTAGAGCCCAATTCTCAGATAAAATACCCGCAGTTTAAATTTCAGGGACTTTTTCAGGCACGT
This portion of the Flavobacterium gelatinilyticum genome encodes:
- a CDS encoding response regulator transcription factor; protein product: MKILIIEDEAGLREVVKQSLEKEKYIVETAHDYISGFDKLAAYDYDCILIDIMLPGGNGLHLVKEIKKLKKQGAVIIISAKDAVDDKVEGLNLGADDYLSKPFHLSELHARIKSAMRRHNHNGNNLIIWKNISLSPEQRTVSINNQELVLNRKEFDLLYYFIINPNRLINKTAIAEYVWGDHTDQADNLDFVYSQIKNLRKKLKDSQAEIDIQAVYGIGYKMT
- a CDS encoding ABC-F family ATP-binding cassette domain-containing protein, whose product is MITVNDISVQFGGTTLFSDVSFAINENDKIALMGKNGAGKSTLLKIIAGVNKPSTGNISAPKEAVIAYLPQHLLAEDGATVMEEASKAFSEVFKMKAEIDEINEQLTVRTDYESDEYMKLIERVSDLSEKFYAIEEVNYEAEVEKVLSGLGFEREDFARQTSEFSGGWRMRIELAKILLRKPDLILLDEPTNHMDIESIQWLEEFLLTQAKAVVVISHDRAFVDNITNRTIEVTMGRIYDYKAKYSHYLELRKDRRIHQQKAYDEQQKMIAENRAFIERFKGTFSKTDAVQSRVKMLEKLEIVQVDEVDTSALRLKFPPAPRSGQYPVVVKEMSKSYGDHVVFKDANIVIERGQKVAFVGKNGEGKSTMIKAIMKEIGVDSGSVEIGHNAQIGYFAQNQASLLDENATIFETIDNIAVGDIRTQIKNILGAFMFQGDDITKKVKVLSGGEKTRLAMIKLLLEPVNLLILDEPSNHLDMKTKDIIKDALRDFDGTLILVSHDRDFLDGLATKVFEFGNKRVKEHFEDVAGFLAHKKMDSMREIEK